A stretch of the Papaver somniferum cultivar HN1 chromosome 6, ASM357369v1, whole genome shotgun sequence genome encodes the following:
- the LOC113285828 gene encoding probable small nuclear ribonucleoprotein G has product MSRSGQPPDLKKYMDKQLQIKLNANRVVVGTLRGFDQFMNLVVDNTVEMNGNDKNDIGMVVIRGNSVVMIEALEPVSKAQQ; this is encoded by the exons ATGAGTAGATCCGGTCAGCCTCCAGATTTGAAAAA GTACATGGACAAGCAGCTTCAAA TCAAGCTGAATGCTAACCGTGTTGTGGTTGGGACTCTTCGTGGGTTTGACCAGTTCATGAATCTCGTGGTCGACAACACCGTTGAGATGAATGGAAATGACAAAAACGACATTGGCATGGTG GTAATCAGAGGAAACAGCGTGGTTATGATTGAAGCTTTGGAGCCTGTTAGTAAAGCACAGCAGTAG
- the LOC113288274 gene encoding phosphatidylinositol/phosphatidylcholine transfer protein SFH13-like has protein sequence MSGLEGMSTHDEIKERRSDVENSEDERRRTKMGALRKKAINASNKFTHSLKKRGKRKIDYRVPSVSIEDIRDAKEESVVRELRQKLFARGSLPPRHDDYHTLLRFLRARDLNIEKTIEMWEEMLQWRKEYGTDTILEDFQFEELEEVLQYYPQGYHGVDKEGRPVYIERLGRAHPGKLMRITTVERYLKYHVQEFEKALREKFPACSIAAKRHIGSTTTILDVQGLGIKNFSRTAADLLAGMAKIDGNYFPETLHRMFIVNAGSGFKMLYGTAKKFLDPKTLSKIQVLEPKSLGKLLEVIDSSQLPEFLGGSCTCSAEGGCLRSNKGPWNDHEIMKIVHNTDGTFVRQVTRIFDEEHKVNSHIQMVPLKGRTSDTSTAESGSDIDDPCSPLGPRNFGFTRLAPVHEEVKASDTPAYYSCDDHFAMVDKAVDCNQGDRSSGSQSDGVTGQGNRLDEASNARAIATKDEKDESKSFRSFVRLLMGFVAKLLTIFHVIRCGFGLRHLENVSHSNKPKPSPDNRPPATAEVIKEEHPLLPCLQRLKRLETIYGELSTKPAEIPPEKDQILMDSLDRIKSVEFDLEKTKRELHATVVKQLEITEFLENLRESNFRQRRKLFC, from the exons ATGTCAG GCCTGGAAGGAATGAGCACACATGATGAAATAAAAGAACGGAGGTCAGATGTGGAGAACTCGGAAGATGAAAGACGACGGACTAAAATGGGAGCTTTAAGAAAGAAGGCGATAAATGCTTCAAACAAGTTCACACACTCTCTTAAAAAGAGAGGGAAAAGGAAAATTGATTATAGAGTTCCCTCAGTTTCCATAGAGGATATAAGAGATGCAAAGGAGGAGAGTGTGGTGCGTGAATTGCGCCAGAAACTTTTTGCCCGTGGTTCATTACCACCGCGGCACGATGATTATCATACATTGTTGAG GTTTTTGAGAGCCAGAGACTTGAATATTGAAAAAACGATTGAAATGTGGGAGGAAATGCTTCAATGGAGAAAAGAGTACGGGACAGACACCATACTAGAG GACTTCCAATTCGAAGAACTGGAAGAAGTTTTGCAATACTACCCTCAAGGTTATCACGGTGTTGATAAAGAAGGAAGACCAGTCTATATCGAGAGGCTTGGGAGAGCTCACCCGGGTAAGCTAATGCGTATTACCACAGTTGAGAGATATTTAAAGTACCATGTACAAGAGTTTGAGAAGGCTCTGCGAGAGAAATTTCCTGCATGTTCGATTGCAGCAAAGAGACACATCGgttcaacaacaacaatcttGGATGTGCAAGGGCTG GGCATAAAGAATTTCAGCAGAACTGCAGCAGATCTCTTGGCCGGTATGGCGAAGATAGATGGCAACTATTTTCCTGAG ACCTTACATAGAATGTTCATCGTTAATGCTGGTTCTGGCTTCAAGATGCTCTATGGCACCGCAAAGAAGTTTCTTGACCCAAAAACTCTTTCAAAGATACAA GTGTTGGAACCAAAGTCGCTTGGTAAACTCCTGGAAGTTATTGATTCGAG CCAATTACCTGAGTTCTTGGGTGGTTCTTGTACATGTTCGGCTGAAGGAGGGTGCCTCAGGTCTAATAAAGGACCATGGAATGATCATGAGATAATGAAG ATTGTACATAACACAGATGGAACTTTTGTAAGACAAGTTACACGAATATTTGATGAGGAACACAAAGTGAATTCTCACATTCAAATGGTACCATTGAAG GGAAGAACTAGTGATACATCAACTGCTGAATCAGGATCAGATATTGATGATCCCTGCTCTCCTCTTGGACCCAGGAATTTTGGTTTTACGAGATTGGCTCCAGTTCATGAAGAA GTGAAGGCATCGGATACACCTGCATACTACAGCTGCGATGACCATTTTGCTATGGTTGATAAAGCTGTAGACTGTAACCAAGGAGACCGGAGTTCAGGCAGTCAATCAGATGGAGTTACTGGTCAAGGGAACCGTTTGGACGAAGCATCAAATGCAAGAG CCATAGCCACAAAGGACGAAAAAGACGAATCGAAAAGCTTCCGCAGTTTTGTGCGTCTGTTGATGGGTTTTGTGGCCAAGCTACTCACCATCTTCCATGTTATACGCTGTGGATTTGGACTGCGGCATCTGGAAAATGTCAGTCACTCTAACAAACCAAAACCCAGTCCAGATAACCGACCACCTGCTACAGCAGAAGTTATAAAGGAAGAACATCCCCTACTTCCATGTTTGCAGCGTCTGAAGAGGCTTGAGACGATATACGGAGAGCTTAGCACCAAGCCTGCAGAGATCCCTCCAGAGAAGGATCAAATTCTTATGGACTCTTTGGATCGGATCAAATCTGTGGAGTTTGACCTTGAGAAGACGAAGAGA GAATTGCATGCTACAGTGGTGAAGCAGCTGGAGATTACAGAGTTCTTAGAGAATTTAAGAGAATCTAATTTTCGT CAAAGAAGAAAGTTATTCTGTTGA